CCGGAAGATGATGAGTGTTTCGAGTATCAAAGTTGTTCTAATCTATTCAGGACCCCTTCCccatttctttctattttcctAAGTAGCCGGTAAACTAAAGACTTTGATTTTGAGGAAGGAGTCTTGGCGTAGTGACGGAACCAAGATATCTTAGTTTAATCATCATCAAAGGAACTTATATGcccttttatttccttttatttcttATCATTGTACTAGGCCTTGGGCCTCTTTTAcgactggaaaaaaaaaaaactttgattttatttgAGCTACGGTTACATATCTGTGAAAATGGTGAAATGGACATAGGAAGTTTTGATTACTGAATGGTATGCAAATCGTAAATGGCGATGGTGCTTTGACATTGAGCTCGGCACGTATTGTCTTAATGGtgctataattattaaaatttcaacGCAAAAGTCGATTTCTTTATTGAGCAACCTTCTTTGAAAACGAGGTTAACATGCTCAGTATGAACTGTCCGTCTCTTCATAACTGAAACTTCTCTGTTCTTCACTAACATTAACTGGTGGAGTCGACCATGGAGCGTTTCTCTTCTCGGATAGTCAGAGGCGATCGTTTGCACAGTTTCAAGCCGGAAATCTCGTGTTTCTTCTCTGAAGCATCAGAGATGGTTTGTAGGATTGTAGCAACAATATTTTTATCAGCTTCTCTTAAAGTCCTAACGGAATCACTGAATAAATAGTCAACAGTGCATCACTAGATCAACCATGGTACCATGAGATGATAACGTCCCTCATTCATCAACTGAACATGAAACCATTTCAATAATCGGCCTGGGACTTTTTGATACGTGTAAATCTTCTTTGAGAATCAATCTTCCAAAAAATTACCTCCGCCATCAATTATTCTAGCCCGCAATCCTCCAATATTGTTTGCCCTTCCGGTATACTTGCTACGAAAAATTATTCTAGGATTATAGTCCTGTACAGAAAATAAGCTGTTGGATATTGTCTCAGGACTATTGTTATTTGTGTCATTTAGTCTTTGTTTGTTATGTTGTGTTAATTTGCAATTTAGTCCTTAGGGTGCAGTTATCTTTACAGTTACTTTATTAGCATATTTCAAGGGATATGGGACAGTTGTGCAGAGGTAATTTTCTGCAATATATTTGCCCGTTTGTTCAGTTTGTTAGTGAGTTGAGTCATTTTGTTCTTGTACTCCATAGACTCTATTCTACAGAGGTTTGAATGAGCTAATTTCTTTCTCCTCTCCCTCTGTTCAGTTTTTGGAACTGCAGATTCTTTGTGCTGCAGACGTGTGTGAGTGATTGAGAGAAACACAAAGTGAGAGTTTGAGAGAATTAACATAAGCAAACCGACATGCAATATTATTGTTGCTAACATGAGACATTAGCTATTCAGCTGCACGAGAAAATCATGCAAATCTTCGGAGTGCACAGTAGCTATTGTATAGACAAACCCAAAAACCTtcacataaaataaatatatcgaAGGCCAATCATCTTCCACCTGAGAGAAGTGAACCTGAAACAGTGGACGAGATCGAGAATGCCTTGTCCATTGAAGTCGGGTAGGACATAGCAAAATCATCAAACCCCTCTCGATGAGCGAACCTTAATCCGCTTGAAGAGATGCTAAGGGACGAGGATAGGTCCTCTATCAGCATGTCACCATCCAAGTAGTGTACCACTTGCCGCATCGTCGGCCTGCCCTGGGGATCTGAGTGTGAACACATCAGGCCCAGCTTCAGTACCAGTTCAACTTCCTTGGCCACGAACTCTCCGCCCAAGTTTGGGTCCCTTGCCTCGAGAATCTCCCCTCCTCTGTTCCAGCAGGAGAACACCCAGTCGACCAAGATCACGTCCTCGGTTCCACGTGCCTCAATCGGCCTCCTACCAGTTGCCACCTCAAGGAGGAAAGCCCCGAAAGCAAAGACATCGGTGGCCTTGGTGGCCTTGCCTGTCCTGGTATGTTCAGGAGCGAGGTATCCAAGGGTCCCCACCACACGGGTAGTCTGAGGATCGGTCCCGTGGTCATACAGCCTTGCGAGCCCGAAATCTCCCAACCTCCCATTCATTTCAGCGTCGAGAAGGACATTATTTGCCTTAATGTCGCGGTGGATCACGACTTGTTCCCACCCTTCATGGAGGTACAAGAGCCCAGCGGCCACACCTTTTATGACCCTAAACCTTTGGGCCCAGTTGAGGGTGACTTTAGGCTGATTGAAGAGGTACTTTTCGAGGCTCCCGTTTGGCATGTAATCATATACCAAGAGGAGCTCGCCCTTCCTCCGGCAGTAACCAAGGAGGGTGACTATGTTCCGGTGCCGGAGCCGACCAATGCTAACGATCTCCGCCACGAATTCCCTGATTCCTTGCCTTGAATCATGAGACACCCTCTTCACGGCGATCTCCATCTTTGAAGTGGGCAATATCCCTCTATAGACCCTCCCAAAACCACCAGACCCAAGCAGTTCCTGGTCCCGAAACCCCCTTGTGGCGATGTAGAGATCCTTGTACTTGAACCGGTGTGGCCCGTAATCAAGCTCCCAGTCTTCGAGAACCTCTGCATACTTCCTTTTCCTTCTAACATAATAAACCAATCCTGAGATTAACGCTGACACGAAAAATAAGCATAAAGCGGGCACTCCGATGGTCAGCAGCTTAGAGGTCGGCTTCTTTCCTATTCGGGGAAGCTTAGGAAGCTTAGACAGGGAAAGCCCCTGTGCCTGTCCATTCATCTGGAAGCTCCAGCCAAGAATGTAATGGGAAGTTAAGACTGAGCCTGTCGAGGACGAGAATCCCACGTACATGGTCTTGTTCACGATCGGTGAGAGATCGCGTGACAAGGACAGGAGTGGAGTGCTCGGTCTTGCAGCCTTGAAGGGTGCTaaagttacatcaatttgctTATTTGTCCCATCATAGTCTACCCAAACTTGCATAGCTCGGCCACTGATCAGAGTCAAGTTCTCAAATTTTCCAGCACCACCATCGGGGTAATACCCTGCCGGAGTAGCATTAGCCGAGGTCAGCCCATTGATGTCGATTCCAACATGGTTATCATTGATGTCCTGGAACTCGGTGCTCTGTATCGTGTCGAGCTCGACCGCAAACACGTGGTTTGTGTCGTTGCCATCATTGGTCCCATTAAAGAGACCAAGATACTGGCTCGGTAAGGCCCCTGGAAGGCCCCTCTGTGGGGCGGCCACGAAGGCAATCCCATGGCCACTCAGCCTCGGGAACTCCGAGATGATTGCGAACACGAATGTggtggagaaggagaaggcgGAACCTTCACTTGAGTTCTTGAAGGGTATGGGGTCTGGATAAAATGCATGGCCGGCCTTCTGCTTTGTATCGTTGGTCAGCCTAAGCAGTCCACTTGGGGTGAACTCCGCAATCCCATCGAGATCCAAGTTAACCGACCGGAAGCCGTTGAACGTGAACCCGAACCCAGCTCCCACTTGGAGAACAACCATCGCAAGGAGGAGTTTGGAAATCAAGGCAAGTGCAAGGAAATCCATGGAAGATATGATTCAATATTCAAGAAATGATTCTTTTGGGCTTGGCTTATGCTTAAGCAAGAAGAATATAATAAGGAGACCAGTGGATCGTGAAAGGGGTTGTTGCTGGCAGCACAACTCCACCTAAtcaaaggtttttttttttttttttcggttacaagggaggccttaatacattaaaataaaaattctaaatatctaataaagggacatGAGTAGTCTACTGGATATCGAATCTGAGATCTTTTAATCACCAGGCGAGAGATGCACTACTGTAATATTTCCTCCCTTATACATAATCAAAGGTTTGACAAAACTGAGGATGTTCCTAAGGGAAGTTACCATGTGAAGAATCAATCAATGAATCCTTGCTAATTTGTCTCCGTATAAAATGATTTCCGTCAACTTTGGGCACTCGTTGTCGTGttctttataataattaatgcgATGTATTGTGAATGgaatgattttattttcaaataaaatctttttaaTTAACGGCTGCTATGGCTAGAGGGaaggaagagttgaagaaCGGTCAAATATGGTCCCTATCTCTAGTTTCCTTGTCTCGTACGAGTCACATTAAAGGAGACTAGACTAGTACTGGTCCATAAACATAGATAGATGATATCTTTAGGAAGAAGCGTCATGATCCACGAGATTTTTCTGAGGATTTTATCTTTGCAAAATTGACAAGGAGAGTTGATGAGAGCAAATCAACGCCCAGATCCACCACTGTCTCAAGAGGTAAGTCATTTTTCCACCAGCCTGATGTATCCCGTCATTAAGGAAGTTGCTTCCGAGCCATTGCGCATGATAATGGAATAGaaccttttttgtttttccggTAGAAAATAGGacagaagtttgagttttgaTGAGTACAGCCAAGCTTTTGTCGTAGTAGATACGTGCTTGTATATTACGATGGTTCAAGaagttatttaatttatgtaatttcttaattatttttagagaACTTTTAGTATTGTTTCGCGGTCGAAAAAACCcttcattttataaattttaaagtttattttgtgagttttaatataatattaaatatcatAAATTTGTGAAGAATAAGAACCAATAAAATATCTAGCGTATtgactgatttttttttgttatttttatgggTTTAAATAGTTAATATGCCTACTAAATGACATAGGAATGAAAGATTTAATCGTGATAATTAAATCATACAAAAGAAGAtgattgaaatatataatattattctgaaatgaaaaggaaaaattattcAACAACTATAAGGAGAAGTAACTAGATTTTTATGAGGTTATTATTGTCATAAAACAGTAAAGATAAAAACTATTATACTAGAAAATATCTCATATACACATAATAACATGAATAAAAGGTATACATAATAGTGATActcataattaaaatttaaaatacatAAGAGCATACCGATCGTGAGAGAAGCATGTCATAGTAAGGTGCGCAGGGAGAAATAAGAGTAAAAAGAAGATAGCGTAGAACATGAATTTTTCAGTGTCCTATTAAATTATAGGATCTTTAGTACATTAACCTaaggaaaatattatttcatgTTCTGTTTTTGTCTTCTAAACAAGAGTTCATGTTAGGTATATATACAGCCAACAAACATGTGCacaatttttacttattttatggGAAGAAAAGGAATGGTTTAATTGAGGATAAGCATCGGTTTTCCATATTGCaatattatattacatatatatttttgcctCTGAATGTGAAGGTTTGATTAATTTAGTATATCCTATTTGATATGTGGTAGGTAGTTGCTTTGAAAGTTCTGTGAGATAGAAGgacccaaaacaaaaaattgttAATTGACATAAAACCCCAACCTGCTAGGGGTTGACCATTTATTGTCATAGGACAGAGACTGCCACCAGTGAATTATGACAAAGGGGGGGTTCACTTAAGGTAGAAGAGAACCcgataagtttgaaatgaagagcaggagaaaagaatatgaaaattttgtaatttttctttggAAGAAAAGAATATGGAAGAAGCGGCTGGAAATCGACATAAAGATATTATTATGCAAGGGAATCTTTCCAATCTCTGCATATTTTTAATGGCATGAATTTCCTAGAATTAGCCCGATTTGTCAAATTTGGCTGTGCTGAATTTCTTCGGGAATCTGACTCATTTCACGTTTCCAATTGTTCAAACATAGTCATCCATAGGATGCTTGcagagagaaaaagaacatAGTAATAGAAAATTGGCAAGTTGCAGGGTTTTCCAGAAGctccatatatttatttttggatgTGTTCTAGAAGGTCCATATCGTGCAAGCATCTTTCAGTGAATACGAATTTTGCCCCTAATTCACCTTCTCGGACTATATGCGGACTGGGTTCGACCTTTTGTGTATGGGCTGAATTCCGATATTGGGTTCAAAACTGTCATTGCTGCTCTCAGCTTACCCATGTCATCTTGATATGAGGAGGAAACTTATTGCGAGGATGTGAATTCCGGCTTCCGAGCATTCAGCTCTTTAAGTCAGTTGGAGTTTCCAGTAAATGCTTCATTGGCTGCCTGCTGCCCCTCCATGACCTCATATGGCTATTGCCAAAAGAAGGTTGAAAGGTCGCCAGTGGAATTAGCTAGGACGATGTGCCACGTCCAGCAACCTACTATTGACTAAGGCCTCCAATTTCGGGTATTACGGCAACCTGTGTTAATGGGTGACAATGATCTCTTGTCACTTTGGATATGCTAATTTGCTAACATCCACCATAATCACAAAGATGATCAATCGCCATACTCAGAATCTCAGGTAGAGATGGAAATTAACTACTTCTACTTCTGATATATAGACTTTCCCTAAAAAGAGCAAGTTAAGGAGAAAAATGGAGCCTTCAGTTATAACATCCTTGCTTTAATgatttatgtatgtatatatagagtaATCTTTGGAAGTGTGTTGTAGCTTTGATGTATAGATTGATAGTTACATGCCCTAACGTTCATTGCAAAGTTAGGGTCTTGGCTCTGCAACCTTAGAACTAGAATCAGTATAATGATGTACACCAACCCGTTTGCCTAATGGAAGTATCAGCCAGGTACCTCTATAACGAACAAAAACTTACACTAAAATGAAGCCAGACGCTAGCCATAAAGGGAGTAGCCTCGGGGCTACTATATCCTATCCATTCTGGCAAGGAGCTCAATTTATGTCAGAGTAAATGGTATGTTGAGATGTTAGCTACTCTGATATATCCGTAAAAAAGTTAAATCAGTTCAATTGTCTCCTGGCTCGGGACTGTTTGGTATGTGTTAATCTTCGCAGTGGAACACTAGAAGCAAAAAGTATAAacaaaaaaactcaaaaatctTCACAGACCCTCAATGGGAGATATATCAATCATCTTCCACCTGAGAGAAGTGAGTCTGCAACAGAGGAAGAAACTGCGAATGCTTGGTCCATTGAAGAAGGGTACGACATAACAAAGTCGTCAAACGCCTCTTGATGTGCGAACCTTACCCCAGGCGAAGGGATGCTTAGGGAGGAGGATAAGTCCTGTATTGGCAGGTCTCCTTCCAAGTACTGCAACGCTTGCCGCATTGTCGGTCTCGCCCTGGGCTCCGAGTGGGAGCACACCAGGCCCAGCTTCAGCACCAGCTCAACTTCCTCAGCTACGAGGTCTCCACCCAAGTTCGGGTCCCTCGCCTCAAGAATCCCACCTCCTCCGCTCCAGCAGGAGAACACCCAGTCGACCAAGATCACGTCCTCAGTCCCTCGTTGCTCGATCGGCCTCCTTCCAGTTGCCATCTCAAGGAGGAAAGCCCCAAAACTGAAGACATCAGTGGCCTTCGTGGCCTTACCAGTCCTGGTATGTTCGGGAGCAAGGTATCCTAGAGTCCCCACAACCTGTGTGCTTTGAGGATCGGTCCCGCGGTCATACAGCCTTGCAAGCCCGAAATCTGCTAATCTCCCATTCAATTCAGCATCAAGAAGGATGTTGCTCGCCTTAATGTCGCGGTGGATCACAACCTGGTCCCACCCTTCGTGGAGATACAAGAGCCCTGAGGCGACCCCCTTTATGACCCTAAACCTTTGGGTCCAATTGAGAGTCACTTTGGGCTGGTTGAAGAGGTACTTGTCGAGGCTTCCATTTGGCATGTAATCATACACCAAAAGGAGCTCACCCTTCCTCCGGCAGTACCCAAGGAGTGTGACTAGGTTACGGTGCCGGAGCCGACCAATGCTGACAATCTCTGCCACGAATTCCCGCATACCTTGCCTGGAATCATGAGAAATCCTCTTCACAGCAATCTCGATATTTGAAGTGCGCAGCACCCCTCGATAGACCCTCCCAAAACCACCTACACCCAACAGCTCCTCGTCCCGGAATTCCCTCGTGGCTATGTAGAGATCCTTGTACTTGAACCGGTGGGGCCCATACCGGAGTTCCCAGTCCTCAAGAACCTCCGCACACTTCCTCTTCAACCTAATGTAATAAACCAGTCCTGAGATCAACACGGACACGGAAAATAAGCATATTATGGGAACTCCAACTGTTAGCAGCTTAGGAGTCGGCTTCTTTCCTATTCGGGGAAGGTTGGGAAGCTTAGACAGGGCAAGCTCCTCTAATTGTCCATTCATCTGGAAGCTCCAGCCGAGAATGTAATGGGAAGTTAAGAGTGAACCGGTCGAGGATGAGAACCCAACAAACATGGTCTCCTTGACAATTGGCGAGAGATCGAGCGATTGGGACAGGAGTGGAGTGCTTGGTCTAGCAACGCTGAAGGGCGCTAAAGTTACATTAATTCTCTTCTCAGTCCCGTCATAGTCCACCCAGACTTGCATAGGTCGGCCGCTGATAAGGGTCAGGTTTTCAAATTTTCCAGCACCACCATCGGGGTAGTACCCTGCCGGAGCAGCGTGGGTAGAGGCCAGGCTGTTGATGTCGATCCCGACATGATTATTATTGATGTCCTGGAACTCAGTGCTCTCTATCGTGTCGAGCTCGATGGCAAACACATGGCTGGTGGTGTTCCCATTACTGGTTGCATTAAAGAGTCCGAGGTACTGGCTCGGGAGGGTCCCGGGGAGGCCCATCTGGGGGGCAGCCACAAAGGCGATCCCATGGCCACCCACTTCTGGCTGATTGGAGATGATTGCAAACACGAACGTGGTGGAGAAAGAGAAGACGGAGCCTTCCATTGAGTTCTTGAAGGATACTGGGCGGGGATAGAATGCATGGCTCGTTCTCTGCATTGATTCATTGGTCAGCCGGAGCAGGCCATTGGAAGTGATCTGTGCAATCCCATCGAGGTGTAAGTCAACTGGTCGGAAGCCGTCGAAGGTGAACCCGAACCCTTGGCCTGAACTCAGTCCAGCTCGGAGGAAAATGAGAGCAAGGAAGAGCTTGGAAATCATGGCCCGCGCCGGAAAATCCAGGGAAGGAAGTAGACTGCAGCGTCTCTCTATTTAGTAGTTGCCTCTTTAAGGTCTCAATTTCTGCCTCATGCCTGAGGCAATACGCTGCAGCTGATACGTCTGCATCATGTGACTTTTGACCTTGTATAAGCAAGAATGAGGTTACTGAACCCTGAAAATGCTAGTTTCATTTCTCGTGGTCCAGCTTGACCTAACCAAaggtattaaaataattaatgtatTATAGCCGATTCG
The sequence above is drawn from the Punica granatum isolate Tunisia-2019 chromosome 5, ASM765513v2, whole genome shotgun sequence genome and encodes:
- the LOC116209633 gene encoding L-type lectin-domain containing receptor kinase IV.1-like; amino-acid sequence: MDFLALALISKLLLAMVVLQVGAGFGFTFNGFRSVNLDLDGIAEFTPSGLLRLTNDTKQKAGHAFYPDPIPFKNSSEGSAFSFSTTFVFAIISEFPRLSGHGIAFVAAPQRGLPGALPSQYLGLFNGTNDGNDTNHVFAVELDTIQSTEFQDINDNHVGIDINGLTSANATPAGYYPDGGAGKFENLTLISGRAMQVWVDYDGTNKQIDVTLAPFKAARPSTPLLSLSRDLSPIVNKTMYVGFSSSTGSVLTSHYILGWSFQMNGQAQGLSLSKLPKLPRIGKKPTSKLLTIGVPALCLFFVSALISGLVYYVRRKRKYAEVLEDWELDYGPHRFKYKDLYIATRGFRDQELLGSGGFGRVYRGILPTSKMEIAVKRVSHDSRQGIREFVAEIVSIGRLRHRNIVTLLGYCRRKGELLLVYDYMPNGSLEKYLFNQPKVTLNWAQRFRVIKGVAAGLLYLHEGWEQVVIHRDIKANNVLLDAEMNGRLGDFGLARLYDHGTDPQTTRVVGTLGYLAPEHTRTGKATKATDVFAFGAFLLEVATGRRPIEARGTEDVILVDWVFSCWNRGGEILEARDPNLGGEFVAKEVELVLKLGLMCSHSDPQGRPTMRQVVHYLDGDMLIEDLSSSLSISSSGLRFAHREGFDDFAMSYPTSMDKAFSISSTVSGSLLSGGR
- the LOC116206893 gene encoding L-type lectin-domain containing receptor kinase IV.1-like, yielding MISKLFLALIFLRAGLSSGQGFGFTFDGFRPVDLHLDGIAQITSNGLLRLTNESMQRTSHAFYPRPVSFKNSMEGSVFSFSTTFVFAIISNQPEVGGHGIAFVAAPQMGLPGTLPSQYLGLFNATSNGNTTSHVFAIELDTIESTEFQDINNNHVGIDINSLASTHAAPAGYYPDGGAGKFENLTLISGRPMQVWVDYDGTEKRINVTLAPFSVARPSTPLLSQSLDLSPIVKETMFVGFSSSTGSLLTSHYILGWSFQMNGQLEELALSKLPNLPRIGKKPTPKLLTVGVPIICLFSVSVLISGLVYYIRLKRKCAEVLEDWELRYGPHRFKYKDLYIATREFRDEELLGVGGFGRVYRGVLRTSNIEIAVKRISHDSRQGMREFVAEIVSIGRLRHRNLVTLLGYCRRKGELLLVYDYMPNGSLDKYLFNQPKVTLNWTQRFRVIKGVASGLLYLHEGWDQVVIHRDIKASNILLDAELNGRLADFGLARLYDRGTDPQSTQVVGTLGYLAPEHTRTGKATKATDVFSFGAFLLEMATGRRPIEQRGTEDVILVDWVFSCWSGGGGILEARDPNLGGDLVAEEVELVLKLGLVCSHSEPRARPTMRQALQYLEGDLPIQDLSSSLSIPSPGVRFAHQEAFDDFVMSYPSSMDQAFAVSSSVADSLLSGGR